In one window of Brassica rapa cultivar Chiifu-401-42 chromosome A07, CAAS_Brap_v3.01, whole genome shotgun sequence DNA:
- the LOC103831592 gene encoding glutamate--glyoxylate aminotransferase 2 isoform X1 produces MSLKALDYETLNENVKNCQYAVRGELYLRASELQKEGKKIIFTNVGNPHALGQKPLTFPRQVVALCQAPFLLDNPNVGMIFPADAIARAKHYLSLTSGGLGMSLLSIYLLTIAKACKSKKHFCFNLLLGAYSDSRGLPGVRKEVAEFIQRRDGYPSDPELIFLTDGASKGVMQILNCIIRNQKDGILVPVPQYPLYSATISLLGGTLVPYYLEETDNWGLDVNNLRQSVAQARSQGITVRAMVIINPGNPTGQCLSEANLREILKFCCDERLVLLGDEVYQQNIYQDERPFISSKKVLMDMGAPLSKEVQLISFHTVSKGYWGECGQRGGYFEMTNIPPRTVEEIYKVASIALSPNVSAQIFMGLMVSPPKPGDISYDQFVRESKGILESLRRRARIMTDGFNSCKNVVCNFTEGAMYSFPQIKLPPKAIQAAKQAGKVPDVFYCLKLLEATGISTVPGSGFGQKEGVFHLRTTILPAEEEMPEIMESFKKFNDEFMSQYGDNFGYSRM; encoded by the exons ATGTCTCTCAAGGCATTAGACTACGAGACCCTGAATGAAAACGTGAAGAACTGTCAGTATGCAGTCAGAGGCGAACTCTATCTCCGTGCTTCCGAGCTTCAGAAAGAAGGCAAAAAA ATCATTTTCACAAACGTTGGGAACCCTCATGCGTTAGGACAGAAGCCTCTGACATTTCCTCGTCAGGTGGTTGCTCTATGCCAAGCTCCATTTCTGCTAGACAATCCAAACGTTGGCATGATATTCCCAGCAGACGCTATTGCAAGAGCTAAGCATTATCTTTCCTTAACCTCTGGTGGTCTTGGTATGTCCTTACTAAGTATCTATCTATTGACTATTGCTAAGGCCTGTAAAAGTAAAAAACATTTTTGCTTTAATCTTTTATTAGGTGCTTACAGTGACTCTAGAGGCCTTCCAGGAGTTCGAAAGGAAGTTGCTGAGTTCATCCAACGGCGTGATGGTTATCCAAG CGATCCAGAACTCATATTTTTAACTGATGGAGCTAGCAAAGGAGTGATGCAAATCTTGAACTGTATCATACGCAACCAGAAAGACGGA ATTCTGGTTCCAGTGCCACAGTATCCACTCTACTCAGCTACCATATCTCTGTTAGGAGGCACTCTTGTTCCTTACTATCTTGAAGAGACTGACAACTGGGGACTTGATGTTAACAACCTTCGCCAATCTGTTGCTCAGGCTCGCTCTCAAGGAATAACA GTAAGGGCAATGGTGATCATTAACCCCGGAAACCCAACCGGTCAGTGTCTAAGCGAAGCTAACTTAAGAGAGATATTGAAGTTCTGTTGTGACGAGAGATTGGTTCTACTTGGAGACGAAGTCTATCAGCAGAACATATATCAAGATGAGAGACCTTTCATCAGCTCCAAGAAA GTTTTAATGGATATGGGAGCACCGTTGAGCAAGGAAGTTCAGCTCATATCTTTCCACACAGTTTCAAAAGGATACTGGGGCGAATGTGGACAACGAGGTGGTTACTTCGAGATGACTAACATCCCTCCAAGG ACCGTTGAGGAGATATACAAGGTTGCATCTATAGCTCTTAGTCCCAACGTCTCTGCGCAGATATTT ATGGGTTTAATGGTTAGCCCACCGAAGCCTGGAGACATTTCTTACGACCAATTCGTTCGTGAAAG CAAGGGAATACTAGAGTCACTAAGAAGAAGAGCAAGGATCATGACTGATGGGTTCAACAGCTGCAAAAACGTTGTCTGTAACTTCACTGAAGGTGCAATGTATTCGTTTCctcaaataaagttaccaccGAAAGCAATCCAAGCAGCGAAACAAGCTGGGAAAGTCCCTGATGTTTTCTACTGCCTTAAGCTCTTAGAAGCCACAGGAATCTCCACTGTTCCTGGCTCTGGATTTGGACAGAAAGAAGG GGTGTTTCATCTGAGGACAACGATTCTGCCTGCAGAAGAAGAGATGCCAGAGATTATGGAAAGTTTCAAGAAGTTTAATGATGAGTTCATGTCTCAGTACGGTGATAACTTTGGTTACTCAAGGATGTGA
- the LOC103831590 gene encoding uncharacterized protein LOC103831590 produces the protein MCLMCLLGDVSETSRRRTTTIRNPIKCCLLNYSSRRRKQQHIRCFLHHHSPHQVSFKSITMFSSSFLRLVLLLCLVSSSFSTASPSNSTAADQTLRPQEELQKLKLIRQELQKINKPAVKTIQSSDGDTIDCVLSHQQPAFDHPLLQGQRPMDPPELPKGYVKDEDSYEDSQLWSLSGEFCPEGTIPVRRTTEQDMLRASSVRRFGRKIRRVRRDSSSNGHEHAVGYVSGRQYYGAKASINVWSPRVASQHEFSLSQIWVIAGSFTHDLNTIEAGWQISPELYGDTYPRFFTYWTSDAYRSTGCYNLLCSGFVQTNRRIAIGAAISPRSSYRGGQFDISLLIWKDPKHGHWWLQFGSGTLVGYWPAFLFTHLKQHGSMVQFGGEIVNTRPGGSHTSTQMGSGHFAGEGFGKASYFRNLQVVDWDNTLLPASNLKILADHPNCYDIRGGTNRVWGNYFYYGGPGKNPRCP, from the exons ATGTGTTTAATGTGTTTGTTGGGAGATGTGTCAGAAACATCAAGGAGACGAACAACAACAATAAGGAACCCTATTAAATGTTGTCTTTTGAATTActcatcaagaagaagaaaacaacagCACATCAGATGTTTTCTTCATCATCATAGTCCGCACCAAGTTTCATTCAAGTCCATTACCATGTTTTCTTCTAGCTTCCTCAGATTGGTTCTATTACTATGTCTtgtctcttcttccttctccacCGCTTCTCCCTCAAATTCTACTGCCGCCGATCAAACTCTCAGGCCGCAAGAAGAGCTCCAGAAGCTGAAACTGATTAGACAAGAACTCCAAAAGATCAACAAGCCTGCCGTCAAAACCATTCAG AGCTCAGATGGAGATACAATAGATTGTGTTTTGTCTCATCAGCAACCTGCTTTCGATCATCCTCTCTTACAGGGACAGAGACCAATG GATCCACCTGAGCTCCCCAAAGGATACGTCAAAGATGAAGACTCCTACGAAGATTCTCAACTATGGAGTTTATCCGGCGAGTTTTGCCCGGAAGGCACAATTCCGGTAAGAAGAACAACGGAACAAGACATGCTAAGAGCAAGTTCTGTTCGGAGATTTGGTCGGAAAATCAGGCGCGTGAGGAGAGATTCCTCAAGTAACGGACACGAA CATGCGGTGGGATACGTATCCGGGAGACAATACTACGGAGCTAAAGCAAGTATTAACGTGTGGTCGCCACGTGTTGCTAGCCAACACGAGTTCAGTCTTTCTCAGATTTGGGTTATCGCCGGTTCTTTCACTCACGATCTTAATACCATCGAAGCCGGTTGGCAA ATTAGTCCTGAGCTATACGGAGATACATACCCAAGATTCTTTACCTATTGGACG TCCGATGCATACCGATCGACGGGTTGCTACAATTTATTGTGTTCCGGTTTTGTTCAAACCAACCGTAGAATCGCGATAGGAGCTGCGATTTCTCCTAGATCTTCGTATAGAGGTGGACAATTCGATATAAGCTTATTGATCTGGAAG GATCCCAAGCACGGTCACTGGTGGCTACAATTCGGGTCGGGTACATTAGTCGGTTACTGGCCAGCGTTTCTATTCACGCATCTAAAGCAACATGGGAGCATGGTCCAGTTCGGAGGCGAGATTGTGAATACCCGACCTGGTGGTTCACACACTTCGACCCAAATGGGCAGTGGCCATTTTGCCGGTGAAGGTTTTGGTAAAGCATCGTATTTCCGGAATCTCCAAGTGGTTGATTGGGACAATACTCTTCTGCCCGCTTCGAATCTAAAGATTCTCGCTGATCATCCCAATTGTTATGATATAAGAGGTGGGACGAATCGTGTGTGGggtaactatttttattatgGAGGTCCAGGAAAAAACCCTAGATGTCCATGA
- the LOC103831592 gene encoding glutamate--glyoxylate aminotransferase 2 isoform X2 — MSLKALDYETLNENVKNCQYAVRGELYLRASELQKEGKKIIFTNVGNPHALGQKPLTFPRQVVALCQAPFLLDNPNVGMIFPADAIARAKHYLSLTSGGLGAYSDSRGLPGVRKEVAEFIQRRDGYPSDPELIFLTDGASKGVMQILNCIIRNQKDGILVPVPQYPLYSATISLLGGTLVPYYLEETDNWGLDVNNLRQSVAQARSQGITVRAMVIINPGNPTGQCLSEANLREILKFCCDERLVLLGDEVYQQNIYQDERPFISSKKVLMDMGAPLSKEVQLISFHTVSKGYWGECGQRGGYFEMTNIPPRTVEEIYKVASIALSPNVSAQIFMGLMVSPPKPGDISYDQFVRESKGILESLRRRARIMTDGFNSCKNVVCNFTEGAMYSFPQIKLPPKAIQAAKQAGKVPDVFYCLKLLEATGISTVPGSGFGQKEGVFHLRTTILPAEEEMPEIMESFKKFNDEFMSQYGDNFGYSRM, encoded by the exons ATGTCTCTCAAGGCATTAGACTACGAGACCCTGAATGAAAACGTGAAGAACTGTCAGTATGCAGTCAGAGGCGAACTCTATCTCCGTGCTTCCGAGCTTCAGAAAGAAGGCAAAAAA ATCATTTTCACAAACGTTGGGAACCCTCATGCGTTAGGACAGAAGCCTCTGACATTTCCTCGTCAGGTGGTTGCTCTATGCCAAGCTCCATTTCTGCTAGACAATCCAAACGTTGGCATGATATTCCCAGCAGACGCTATTGCAAGAGCTAAGCATTATCTTTCCTTAACCTCTGGTGGTCTTG GTGCTTACAGTGACTCTAGAGGCCTTCCAGGAGTTCGAAAGGAAGTTGCTGAGTTCATCCAACGGCGTGATGGTTATCCAAG CGATCCAGAACTCATATTTTTAACTGATGGAGCTAGCAAAGGAGTGATGCAAATCTTGAACTGTATCATACGCAACCAGAAAGACGGA ATTCTGGTTCCAGTGCCACAGTATCCACTCTACTCAGCTACCATATCTCTGTTAGGAGGCACTCTTGTTCCTTACTATCTTGAAGAGACTGACAACTGGGGACTTGATGTTAACAACCTTCGCCAATCTGTTGCTCAGGCTCGCTCTCAAGGAATAACA GTAAGGGCAATGGTGATCATTAACCCCGGAAACCCAACCGGTCAGTGTCTAAGCGAAGCTAACTTAAGAGAGATATTGAAGTTCTGTTGTGACGAGAGATTGGTTCTACTTGGAGACGAAGTCTATCAGCAGAACATATATCAAGATGAGAGACCTTTCATCAGCTCCAAGAAA GTTTTAATGGATATGGGAGCACCGTTGAGCAAGGAAGTTCAGCTCATATCTTTCCACACAGTTTCAAAAGGATACTGGGGCGAATGTGGACAACGAGGTGGTTACTTCGAGATGACTAACATCCCTCCAAGG ACCGTTGAGGAGATATACAAGGTTGCATCTATAGCTCTTAGTCCCAACGTCTCTGCGCAGATATTT ATGGGTTTAATGGTTAGCCCACCGAAGCCTGGAGACATTTCTTACGACCAATTCGTTCGTGAAAG CAAGGGAATACTAGAGTCACTAAGAAGAAGAGCAAGGATCATGACTGATGGGTTCAACAGCTGCAAAAACGTTGTCTGTAACTTCACTGAAGGTGCAATGTATTCGTTTCctcaaataaagttaccaccGAAAGCAATCCAAGCAGCGAAACAAGCTGGGAAAGTCCCTGATGTTTTCTACTGCCTTAAGCTCTTAGAAGCCACAGGAATCTCCACTGTTCCTGGCTCTGGATTTGGACAGAAAGAAGG GGTGTTTCATCTGAGGACAACGATTCTGCCTGCAGAAGAAGAGATGCCAGAGATTATGGAAAGTTTCAAGAAGTTTAATGATGAGTTCATGTCTCAGTACGGTGATAACTTTGGTTACTCAAGGATGTGA
- the LOC103831591 gene encoding L-tryptophan--pyruvate aminotransferase 1 — protein sequence MVKLENMKNISLSDSVINLDHGDPTAYEEYWRKIGDRCTVTIRGCDLMSYFSDVNNMCWFLEPELAEAIKELHDAVGNAATEDRYIVVGTGSTQLCQAAVHALSSLAGTQPVSVVAAAPYYSTYVEETTYVRSGMYKWEGDAWGFDKKGPYIELVTSPNNPDGTLRETVVNRPDDDESKVIHDFAYYWPHYTPITRRQDHDIMLFTFSKITGHAGSRIGWALVKDKKVAKKMVEYIIVNSIGVSKESQIRTAKILKVLKETCKSEAENFFEYGHEMMKNRWEKLRGVVKESDVFSLPKYPEAYCYFFGKTLGSYPAFAWLGTKEETDLVNELRRHKVMSRAGERCGSDKKHVRVSMLSREDVFNVFLERLANMKLIKSIDL from the exons atggtgaaactGGAGAACATGAAGAACATCTCCTTGTCAGATTCCGTCATCAATCTGGATCA tGGAGATCCAACGGCGTATGAAGAATACTGGAGGAAGATTGGTGACAGGTGTACGGTGACGATACGTGGTTGTGATTTGATGAGTTACTTCAGCGACGTGAACAACATGTGCTGGTTCCTTGAGCCGGAGCTTGCGGAAGCCATCAAGGAGTTGCATGATGCGGTCGGAAACGCAGCGACGGAGGATAGATACATCGTGGTTGGGACCGGTTCGACCCAGCTTTGTCAAGCGGCCGTCCATGCACTATCTTCACTCGCTGGGACCCAACCTGTTAGTGTCGTCGCCGCCGCACCTTATTACTCC ACGTATGTGGAGGAGACAACGTATGTTCGGTCGGGTATGTATAAGTGGGAAGGAGACGCGTGGGGTTTCGACAAGAAAGGTCCTTACATCGAGCTGGTGACGTCACCCAATAACCCAGACGGCACCCTCAGAGAGACGGTGGTGAACCGTCCAGATGACGACGAAAGCAAAGTGATCCATGACTTTGCCTATTACTGGCCACACTACACTCCCATCACTCGCCGTCAAGACCATGATATCATGCTCTTCACTTTCTCCAAGATCACAGGCCACGCTGGGTCCCGCATCGG GTGGGCATTAGTGAAGGACAAGAAGGTGGCAAAGAAGATGGTTGAGTACATAATAGTGAACTCCATTGGTGTGTCTAAGGAGTCACAGATTCGAACCGCTAAGATTCTCAAAGTTCTTAAAGAGACATGCAAGAGCGAAGCCGAGAACTTCTTCGAGTATGGTCATGAGATGATGAAAAACCGTTGGGAGAAGCTTCGTGGAGTGGTGAAGGAAAGCGATGTCTTCTCTCTTCCTAAGTACCCTGAAGCCTATTGCTACTTTTTTGGCAAAACACTCGGATCTTATCCtg CGTTTGCGTGGCTGGGGACGAAAGAAGAGACGGATCTGGTTAACGAATTGAGGAGACATAAGGTTATGAGCAGAGCAGGTGAACGTTGTGGTTCTGACAAGAAGCATGTCAGAGTCAGTATGCTTAGTCGTGAAGATGTTTTCAATGTGTTTCTCGAGAGGCTTGCAAACATGAAGCTCATTAAAAGCATTGACCTATAA